Proteins from one Cryptomeria japonica chromosome 4, Sugi_1.0, whole genome shotgun sequence genomic window:
- the LOC131875154 gene encoding uncharacterized protein LOC131875154, which translates to MGGNDGNWNNTNSGNYIGGNGYGSHQNNGHNRGNNDNYGNGNGGDRNKNNGSGGNNENNDNNNGGGNSGNNVNYGNNGGFNRGKDAGEWYRNLPDRCIDNWDEFVTLFFEEFGDHNDPSLTSHELTCIKNNQNESVAEFNKRFNKKNRKVSGKLAKRDDPKLYNTRIPKKDYLTQIMDMLKDIKGKQNLNEKPPYRNNKQMNFKRPRLHDMPYNTNWKDGKLVKPNPSKETPDPLKRENKFVGDFLWCEVCNLPHDENKCMIAQGLAEDWHQEEECEPTTNVLSLDTMWGRDED; encoded by the exons atggggggaaatgaTGGGAACTGGAATAACACAAATAGTGGTAACTATATAGGAGGTAATGGATATGGAAGCCATCAAAATAATggacataatagaggtaacaatgacaATTATGGAAATGGCAATGGTGGAGATAGGAACAAAAATAATGGCAGTGGAGGTAATAATGAAAACAATGacaataataatggtggtggaaatAGTGGGAACAATGTTAATTatggcaacaatggtggattcaatagaggaa aagatGCAGGGGAATGGTATAGGAATCTTCCTGATAGATGTATCGACAATTGGGATGAGTTTGTAACATTattctttgaagaatttggagatcacaatgatccttcattgaCATCCCATGAATTAACATGCATAAAGAATAATCAGAATGAATCGGTTGctgagtttaataaaagatttaataaa AAAAATAGGAAGGTCTCTGGGAAACTCGCtaaaagagatgatccaaagttataCAATACTAGGATTCCCAAGAAAGATTAccttactcagatcatggacatgcttaaggataTAAAAGGTAAACAAAATCTTAATGAAAAGCCACCATACAGAAACAATAAGCAAATGAATTTCAAGAGGCCTAGactccatgatatgccttataacaccaacTGGAAGGATGGGAAGCTAGTAAAACCAAATCCGAGCAAAGAAACTCCAGATCCACTAAAGAGAGAAAATAAATTTGTGGGAGATTTTCTATGGTGTGAGGTATGCAACCTTCCCCATGATGAAAATAAATGCATGATTGCACAGGGCCTGGCAGAGGATTGGCATCAAGAAGAGGAATGTGAGCCTACAACTAATGTTCTATCATTAGATACTATGTGGGGTAGAGATGAGGATTAA